From the genome of Rhizobium sp. TH2:
TAAGGCGGACAGCCGGCTTACTTCTGGCGTCGCGGAGCAGCGCGCGAATACCAGATGGCTTCGTCTTGTATCCGGCATCGGCGCACTTGTGATCGTTGCCGTTACCGGAGGCGCGGCGTATGGCGTCTCACGCCATACCAGAGAGCTACGAATGACCCGTGACGAGGTCAACGCACTCAATGCCGCACTTGAACAGCGCGTGGCGACCCGAACAGCGGACCTAGCTCACGCGCGCGATCGGGCGGAAGTGCTTCTGTCGGAGGTCAATCACAGGGTTGCCAACAGTCTTGCCTTGGTCTCATCACTGGTGAGCCTGCAATCGAGGGCCTTGACCGATCCAGCAGCAAAGGATGCCCTGGCCGAAACGCAGGATCGGATATTCGCAATCTCTCTTGTCCACAAGCGGCTCTATGGCTCCCAAAACGTGCGCGCGGTCGAGCTGAACGAGTATTTGACTGGCTTGCTTGAACACCTCCGCACATCGTTGCGAAGTGAAGGCCACGGTGTGAAGTTGTCGTTCGACATCGAGCCCATGGAAATGGAAACCGATGCCAGTATCAATCTCGGCGTTCTGATCACAGAGCTTGTCACCAATGCATTCAAGTACGCGTATCCGGACGGTCCAGGCGAAATCCGTGTATTCCTGAGAAAGCGGGACAACCAAGGTGAATTGGTGGTCGAAGATGACGGCATCGGCAGGGATGAGGGCGCGCCAGCAAAGGGTACTGGCGTCGGCACCCGCATTATCAACGCAATGAGCTTGAGTTTGAAAGCTCGCTTGGAATATAGAAGGCGGGAGCCGGGCACCGCAGCCCATCTGGTGTTCTCTTTGCATCCGAAGCGGAGCGGCATAGATGGATAAAATTCAACAAGTTGGCCTTGCCGGTTTAAGATCGAAATTGATGGGCAAAATTGTATCCAAGAGCCAGTGCACGGCTCACCCTTGGATTGCCTGTGTTATGGCGTTCGCAGTTCTCGCAAGTCTTACATCAGCACGCGCGCAAGACGGTCCTCCTGGTATCACGGAGCCGACGATTCTACCCCCCTTCGTTCCGAGCGCTCGGATCTGCGGCAAGCCTGTCGGACTAAAGAGAGAGTTGGCTTATGTCCAGGAAAACGAGCGCGAATTCCTGCAAGGCGTGAACCACGGTCTTGAGATGGCCGCCAGGGATCGCGGCTTGCAATACAGGCGCAGCGTCGTGGAAAACGACGTTGAAAAAGCTATCGCGGAAATAGAGGGCTTCAGGGCTACTAAGGTCGGCGCCCTTGTCGCCACGTCCTCGGATCCAATTGCGGTAGCCGGCAGTCTCCAGAAAGTAATATGGTCAGGAACATTTGTCGGAACAATTGTACCGCCACCCGCGACGCTGCTGCTCAATGCCCCGCAGTATGCAACAGGAAAGGCCTTGGCGGATGCCGCCATCGTCCACATCCAACAGCGTCTTGGCGGCAGGGCTAACGTAGTCCTACTCACTCAGGATACAATGCAGTTCCTCACGCCCAGGTTTGAAGCAATGCGTGACGCATTCGCAAGATTACCCGGTGTTACAATTATCGCCGATATTGCCCCGAGCCCGGTCACCAAGGAGAGCGGTTTTGCCACCATGAATACGATTCTATTGGCAAATCCGGATATCGACGTCGTCCTTGGCGGTGATGCCGTTGTGCTCGGTGCGCTGGCGGCGTTGCGCGCCGCCGGCAAGGATCGGCCTGATCAGTTTCTTGGCGGCATAGACGGCGAGCCAGAGGCCGTATCTGAAATCAAGAAGGCCGACAGCCCGTTCAAGGCAAGTATCTCTCTGTCTTCGCCCGTCTTCGGCTACGCGATGGGCCAATTTGCCGCCGACTGGCTGGACGGTAAAAGCATTCCGCAAGCTATGGACATACTGCCTATTGCACTGACCGGCGAGAATATCGCTCAGTACGAAGCCGATCTCGTTGATCCCTCGGCCGTCTACGCAGATTCGGCGCGCAAGGCCGAATACCTCAAAATG
Proteins encoded in this window:
- a CDS encoding substrate-binding domain-containing protein, producing the protein MDKIQQVGLAGLRSKLMGKIVSKSQCTAHPWIACVMAFAVLASLTSARAQDGPPGITEPTILPPFVPSARICGKPVGLKRELAYVQENEREFLQGVNHGLEMAARDRGLQYRRSVVENDVEKAIAEIEGFRATKVGALVATSSDPIAVAGSLQKVIWSGTFVGTIVPPPATLLLNAPQYATGKALADAAIVHIQQRLGGRANVVLLTQDTMQFLTPRFEAMRDAFARLPGVTIIADIAPSPVTKESGFATMNTILLANPDIDVVLGGDAVVLGALAALRAAGKDRPDQFLGGIDGEPEAVSEIKKADSPFKASISLSSPVFGYAMGQFAADWLDGKSIPQAMDILPIALTGENIAQYEADLVDPSAVYADSARKAEYLKMYGSICYDTRDQYINFPWSSEAKH
- a CDS encoding sensor histidine kinase, with product MSISSQSLLRSTSAFLFIGFVALMAIVIMNFWLGERAQSYFEDASAARDTRVAAVELRNAMQTAESSQRGFIITGNEIYLAPYQAAKFQAQRHLSALQTLLPSYPGSSETLERLTALLAAKFEEFDRTIGLKREKRDAEIQAIFRTNSGKALTDEANVFFAGIIGKADSRLTSGVAEQRANTRWLRLVSGIGALVIVAVTGGAAYGVSRHTRELRMTRDEVNALNAALEQRVATRTADLAHARDRAEVLLSEVNHRVANSLALVSSLVSLQSRALTDPAAKDALAETQDRIFAISLVHKRLYGSQNVRAVELNEYLTGLLEHLRTSLRSEGHGVKLSFDIEPMEMETDASINLGVLITELVTNAFKYAYPDGPGEIRVFLRKRDNQGELVVEDDGIGRDEGAPAKGTGVGTRIINAMSLSLKARLEYRRREPGTAAHLVFSLHPKRSGIDG